One Calditrichia bacterium DNA window includes the following coding sequences:
- a CDS encoding insulinase family protein, protein MQKYFGELKASPAVAEPKAMPVSLTETKRAFHEDNFAQSPEMNMVFPTAPQFKKDSYALDLLGDLLSQGKKAPLYKVLVEEKQLAPDVSARQNSSEIAGDFRIRVRAFPTSDLDDVEKAVKEAFTRFETEKFTEDDLARIKARTETNFYNGINSVFTKAFQLAYYNEYAGSPDFITNDIQNTLDVTSADIWAVYNKYLKDKPYVITSFVPAGKPELTAENSERFPVVEEKIEEESADATTETASMASDFVVEKMPTAFDRTVEPAKGPAPEITIPAVWEHSYKNGLKVYGIENSELPLVEFSMTLKGGTLLDDLNKMGVANLVSDVMMEGTKNKTPQELEEAIEKLGASIRISTGRESITFTVNSLASKFDQVFALFQEMLLEPRWDEKEFARIKQETIEGIQRNSVNPSAVAGRVFRRLVYGNDNVLGRPVTGDVEDVENITIADLKAYYSNYFSPSVANVCIAGALGQKDAVKHFEKLAKKWQKKEVKFPEFPAPQMTEKTQLYFVDIPNAKQSQVFAGHLGLAETDADYHAASVMNYRLGGSFNGILNMILREEKGYTYGARSFFTGSINPGFFLASSGVKSNVTLESAQIVKEEIGKYLDGISEEDLMFTKDALIQSNTRRLETLDAQRSMLEDIAMYGKPVDFIKKEAQVTRNMTTEQHQMLAKKYIHPDKMVYLIVGDAATQAPRMTELGIGEPVMLDTKGNTIESE, encoded by the coding sequence GTGCAAAAATATTTTGGTGAGCTGAAAGCCAGCCCGGCAGTTGCCGAACCAAAGGCAATGCCGGTATCGCTGACGGAAACCAAACGCGCGTTTCATGAAGATAATTTTGCACAATCGCCGGAAATGAACATGGTTTTCCCGACGGCGCCGCAATTCAAAAAAGATTCGTACGCGCTGGATTTATTGGGCGATCTGCTGTCTCAGGGCAAAAAAGCGCCGCTCTACAAAGTGCTGGTCGAAGAAAAACAGCTTGCGCCGGATGTTTCCGCACGGCAAAACAGCAGCGAAATTGCCGGTGATTTCCGCATCCGCGTTCGCGCGTTCCCCACTTCCGATCTGGATGATGTGGAAAAAGCCGTGAAAGAAGCGTTCACGCGTTTCGAAACGGAAAAATTCACCGAAGATGATCTCGCCCGTATCAAAGCCCGCACCGAAACCAATTTTTACAACGGCATCAACAGCGTGTTTACAAAAGCGTTTCAGTTGGCATATTATAACGAATACGCCGGTTCACCGGATTTCATTACCAACGATATCCAAAATACGCTGGATGTAACCTCCGCTGATATTTGGGCGGTTTACAACAAATATCTGAAAGATAAACCGTACGTGATCACCAGTTTTGTGCCGGCAGGAAAACCGGAACTTACTGCGGAAAATTCCGAGCGTTTTCCGGTTGTAGAGGAAAAAATTGAGGAAGAATCCGCCGATGCGACGACCGAAACTGCATCGATGGCATCCGATTTTGTGGTGGAAAAAATGCCCACCGCATTTGATCGCACCGTTGAACCTGCCAAAGGTCCCGCACCGGAAATTACCATTCCGGCAGTTTGGGAGCACAGCTACAAAAACGGGCTGAAAGTGTATGGCATCGAAAACAGCGAGTTGCCATTGGTAGAATTTTCGATGACGCTGAAAGGCGGCACATTGCTGGATGATTTGAACAAAATGGGTGTTGCCAACCTCGTTAGCGATGTGATGATGGAAGGCACCAAAAACAAAACCCCGCAGGAACTGGAAGAAGCCATCGAAAAACTGGGTGCGAGCATCCGCATCAGCACCGGTCGCGAATCGATTACGTTTACCGTCAATTCGCTGGCATCCAAATTTGACCAGGTTTTTGCGCTATTTCAGGAAATGTTGCTGGAACCGCGTTGGGATGAAAAAGAATTTGCCCGCATCAAACAGGAAACCATCGAAGGCATTCAGCGCAACAGCGTTAACCCATCGGCAGTTGCCGGACGGGTGTTCCGCCGGTTGGTTTACGGCAACGATAATGTGCTGGGTCGCCCGGTCACCGGCGATGTCGAAGATGTCGAAAACATTACCATCGCCGATCTGAAAGCCTATTACAGCAATTATTTCTCGCCGTCCGTTGCCAATGTTTGCATCGCCGGAGCGCTCGGCCAAAAAGATGCGGTTAAACATTTCGAAAAACTGGCTAAAAAATGGCAGAAAAAAGAAGTGAAATTCCCGGAATTCCCGGCACCGCAAATGACGGAAAAAACACAGCTGTATTTTGTGGATATTCCCAACGCAAAACAATCGCAGGTTTTTGCCGGACATTTGGGTTTGGCGGAAACCGATGCCGATTATCATGCGGCAAGCGTGATGAATTATCGTCTCGGCGGCAGCTTTAACGGCATATTAAACATGATTTTACGTGAAGAAAAAGGCTACACTTACGGTGCGCGTTCCTTCTTCACCGGATCAATAAATCCGGGATTTTTCCTGGCATCATCGGGTGTAAAATCCAACGTGACGCTGGAATCTGCCCAAATCGTGAAAGAAGAAATCGGGAAATATCTCGACGGCATTTCTGAAGAAGACCTGATGTTTACCAAAGATGCGTTGATCCAATCCAACACCCGCCGTTTGGAAACGCTGGATGCACAGCGCAGCATGCTGGAAGATATCGCCATGTATGGTAAACCGGTAGATTTTATCAAAAAAGAAGCACAGGTTACCCGAAACATGACCACCGAGCAGCATCAGATGTTGGCGAAAAAATACATTCACCCGGACAAAATGGTTTACCTGATTGTCGGCGATGCCGCAACACAGGCACCCCGGATGACGGAGCTTGGTATCGGTGAACCAGTTATGCTGGACACAAAAGGCAATACTATTGAATCTGAATAA
- a CDS encoding GNAT family N-acetyltransferase: protein MITITAIDKSKFFKGLAKEYYRQLTTPLDGMWETAYISNANQWQMNFGTEIAGYFCVDANRSLLVFNLFKRFWAHANAIFDHLLAMNLFDSAVVSTGDSLLLSLSMERQHHVSVIAYLFEDYQKIKPEINGFGKLEFRQAVPGEEIKTERFFQKSLSVKTSFRAFVDNLIRKKQLYFLFDNEKLIATGELRKSASQPKYADLGMIVDPEYRNRGVGRYVLTLLKSKCYQRKRIPICSTETDNFASRKAIENAGFISRHRLLAVAF, encoded by the coding sequence ATGATTACAATAACAGCAATCGATAAATCCAAATTTTTCAAAGGTTTGGCAAAGGAATATTATCGCCAGTTGACCACACCGCTGGACGGCATGTGGGAAACCGCGTATATTTCCAATGCCAACCAATGGCAAATGAATTTCGGAACGGAAATCGCCGGATATTTTTGTGTGGATGCGAACCGCAGCCTGCTGGTGTTCAACCTGTTTAAACGATTTTGGGCACATGCGAATGCCATTTTCGATCATTTGCTGGCAATGAATTTGTTCGATAGCGCCGTGGTCAGCACCGGCGATTCGCTGTTGTTATCGTTGAGTATGGAACGCCAGCACCACGTCAGCGTGATTGCCTATTTATTTGAAGATTACCAGAAAATTAAACCGGAAATCAACGGATTTGGGAAGCTGGAATTCCGGCAGGCAGTTCCGGGAGAGGAGATAAAAACCGAGCGGTTTTTCCAGAAAAGCCTGTCCGTAAAAACCTCGTTCCGGGCGTTTGTGGATAATCTGATCCGCAAAAAACAGCTCTATTTTTTGTTCGATAATGAAAAACTCATCGCCACCGGCGAATTGCGCAAAAGCGCGTCGCAGCCAAAATATGCAGATTTGGGGATGATTGTCGATCCGGAATATCGCAATCGCGGCGTCGGGCGATATGTGTTAACATTATTAAAATCAAAGTGTTATCAACGAAAGCGTATCCCAATTTGTTCAACCGAAACCGATAATTTCGCATCCCGAAAAGCAATTGAAAACGCCGGATTTATCAGCCGGCATCGTTTGCTGGCTGTTGCATTTTGA
- a CDS encoding universal stress protein gives MEIQKILVPVDFSEFSRKSVEAARKIARRFGASVTLIHIIVTPHGTIGDNRKKNVLEKQNAFIRQQFQVQYGDKLEKEIQDVSFILITGVSPVDSLQEYLQDHPHDLVVMGTHGQTGFRFFVQGSVVEKMIRFSSVPILTIPHALHNIRFKRILAPLDFSVHSQKALEYTVSFAKHHNAKIVFMHVIEQENYPSFSSAEEESIFEIEPSLQQSIVENLREFVADTVDESYIEDFVVTEGVVHREIVNYCKSFDVMIISTHGLTGLEYIQIGGTAEKVVRWASCPVLVVKRDEH, from the coding sequence ATGGAAATTCAGAAAATACTTGTCCCGGTCGATTTTAGCGAATTTTCCCGGAAGTCCGTCGAAGCTGCCCGGAAAATAGCGCGCCGGTTCGGCGCGTCAGTCACACTGATCCATATCATTGTCACCCCGCATGGTACCATTGGCGACAACCGAAAAAAAAATGTGCTGGAAAAGCAAAATGCTTTTATTCGCCAGCAATTTCAGGTACAATACGGCGATAAGTTAGAAAAAGAAATACAGGACGTTTCCTTTATTCTGATAACCGGTGTTTCGCCTGTCGATTCCCTACAGGAATATTTGCAGGATCACCCGCACGATCTTGTGGTGATGGGCACTCACGGTCAAACCGGATTCCGGTTTTTTGTGCAGGGCAGCGTTGTCGAAAAAATGATACGTTTTTCTTCAGTGCCGATTTTAACCATCCCACATGCCTTGCATAACATTCGTTTCAAACGGATTTTAGCGCCGCTGGATTTTTCGGTACATTCCCAAAAAGCGCTGGAATACACGGTTTCATTCGCAAAACATCACAACGCAAAAATTGTTTTTATGCATGTCATCGAGCAGGAAAATTATCCTTCATTCAGTTCTGCCGAAGAAGAATCTATATTTGAAATCGAACCTTCACTTCAACAATCCATTGTTGAAAATCTTCGCGAATTTGTTGCAGACACCGTCGATGAAAGCTACATTGAAGACTTTGTTGTAACCGAAGGCGTGGTTCATAGAGAAATTGTAAATTACTGCAAATCTTTCGATGTGATGATTATTTCCACTCACGGATTAACCGGACTGGAATATATTCAGATTGGCGGAACTGCGGAAAAAGTGGTTCGTTGGGCAAGTTGCCCGGTTTTGGTTGTCAAACGCGACGAACATTGA
- the rsmB gene encoding 16S rRNA (cytosine(967)-C(5))-methyltransferase RsmB: protein MENANENIGSQSSARNKIVDILTRVDTRQSYTDKLLDREINSYSDEDRALITEVVNGVLRWRFRLDWNLNQLYVGEYDNLIPDVKNNLRASIYQLIYLDRIPAYAILNEAVEIAKSKYNQKTANLVNAILRNFLRQQKKLEYQEMQLGYIERLCVTLSHPAWLIQRWVEQWGVDDTMALCEANNARPRIAIRINHLLLTDENALFAEMEEKGVTYERNTDFPEFIWIDDFSEFRKLDYLRNGQVAVQDVSTGIPVRLLRPQPGERVLDMCAAPGGKSAYISEFMQNQGLLVDLEKHAPRAKALKDNLERLGVTVAEVINGDGLSLPLNIKFDKILLDAPCSGFGVINKRVDLKWKRVPEDIENMHKLQLSLLAAAAAALADNGVIVYSTCTIEKRENEDTVDEFLAAHPEFVKEDLRKDVPQHYLWDRYSVRTFPHRHQTDGSFAVRLRKKGNAAS from the coding sequence ATGGAAAACGCTAACGAGAACATTGGCTCACAATCGAGCGCACGTAACAAAATTGTAGACATTCTGACCCGGGTTGATACCCGCCAATCTTACACCGACAAACTGTTGGATCGCGAAATTAACAGCTACAGCGATGAAGATCGTGCGTTGATTACCGAAGTGGTGAACGGCGTGTTGCGCTGGCGATTCCGGCTGGACTGGAATTTGAACCAGCTGTATGTCGGCGAATACGACAACCTGATTCCCGATGTAAAAAACAACCTGCGGGCTTCGATTTACCAACTGATTTATCTGGATCGCATTCCGGCGTACGCCATTTTGAATGAAGCGGTGGAAATTGCCAAAAGCAAATACAACCAGAAAACCGCCAATCTGGTGAACGCTATTTTGCGCAATTTTTTGCGTCAGCAGAAAAAACTGGAATATCAGGAAATGCAGCTTGGCTATATCGAACGGCTTTGCGTAACGCTGTCGCATCCGGCCTGGCTTATCCAGCGTTGGGTTGAACAATGGGGCGTGGATGATACGATGGCGCTCTGCGAAGCGAATAACGCCCGCCCGCGAATTGCCATCCGCATCAACCATTTGCTGCTAACCGATGAAAATGCGCTGTTTGCGGAGATGGAAGAAAAGGGTGTGACATACGAGCGCAATACCGATTTCCCGGAGTTTATCTGGATCGATGATTTTTCGGAATTCCGTAAACTGGATTATTTGCGCAATGGACAGGTTGCTGTGCAGGATGTGAGCACCGGCATTCCCGTTCGGCTGCTCCGCCCGCAACCAGGCGAACGGGTTTTGGATATGTGCGCCGCACCCGGCGGCAAAAGTGCGTATATCAGCGAGTTCATGCAAAATCAGGGATTGCTGGTTGATCTGGAAAAACACGCACCGCGCGCCAAAGCATTAAAAGATAATCTGGAGCGGTTGGGCGTAACCGTCGCGGAAGTGATCAACGGGGACGGATTGAGCCTGCCGTTGAACATCAAATTTGATAAAATTTTGCTGGATGCGCCCTGCTCCGGTTTCGGGGTGATCAACAAACGAGTGGATCTGAAATGGAAGCGCGTGCCGGAAGATATTGAAAATATGCACAAATTACAGCTCAGCCTGCTCGCTGCCGCTGCCGCTGCGCTGGCAGATAACGGTGTGATCGTTTACAGCACCTGCACTATCGAAAAGCGCGAAAATGAGGACACAGTGGACGAATTTCTGGCCGCCCACCCGGAATTTGTGAAAGAAGATTTGCGGAAAGATGTGCCGCAACATTATTTGTGGGATCGCTATTCCGTGCGCACGTTTCCGCATCGCCACCAAACGGATGGATCGTTTGCCGTGCGGTTGCGTAAAAAAGGAAATGCTGCAAGCTAA
- a CDS encoding HNH endonuclease produces the protein MSINKDAGHVAREKQKAKDLKRSQWWKRQIADGKCHYCGNIVPPEEMTMDHIVPVSRGGRSVKGNVVPCCKSCNNEKNHLTPAEIILRKLAEEKKNTDENPE, from the coding sequence ATTTCAATCAACAAAGATGCCGGACACGTTGCCCGGGAAAAGCAAAAAGCGAAGGATTTAAAACGGAGCCAGTGGTGGAAACGCCAAATTGCCGATGGCAAATGCCATTATTGTGGCAATATTGTTCCGCCGGAAGAAATGACGATGGATCACATTGTGCCGGTTTCCCGCGGCGGCCGATCGGTGAAAGGGAATGTGGTCCCCTGCTGTAAATCCTGCAATAATGAAAAAAATCACCTCACACCTGCAGAAATTATCCTCAGGAAATTGGCAGAAGAGAAAAAAAATACGGATGAAAATCCGGAGTAA
- a CDS encoding PAS domain S-box protein, which produces MEYRIQLLIIDDTASREYDWRQLLDGSNFDPLLIESSRDALAHLENSLTDIILIKLNLPRIDGVSFIRMFRKLNRPVPIVVFMDEPDIPQTVAAMKAGASDVILSAELPDRLPAVLKNALKISKSENEDGNTTENEVIRELERKTYSLAMGNIAMLEMQEKLEAKNAELNSVLRDYSRSRENLQAILDISPTAIIMVNESDKIIAYNKRVLQYFGIKNESVDNCRFDDFLNTIAPTFNHFDAFKKTIEQPDQMLKPEEFAQLARLSDFQRHVFSLSHPVTRMIVPFLTYPEPFGEGKRCRIYTFMDVTELRQANAMLHAIVDASPLPFIVSRLSDGEILYANKPLADLVGREPHEAIGMKTLNFYANESDRIDVVRKIQENKQLQNHEVLIRKADGSSAWMSFSLVVTELDGEEVIIGGLYDIDVRRRAEEALIESEERFRQLTENIREVFWIYDVKSGKPLYLSPAYESITGLDRNAMMEHLGALLNIIHPDDRQRINTAMLKQITGEFDEEYRIIKPNGEVRWIRERAFPIHNEDGEVVRICGVSEDFTERKSVENALRQSEEALRTIFNASYDAIIIHDEFGKVIDVNDKMLWLYGVSREEALQMSVPSFNSQKETTQEKLYELWKEVMDGKPQFFEWIARRPGDQTTFTVEVFLQKIPYNNRQVILANIRDITARKRAEENLLLYRKIFDNSNDPISIISANNTIAHVNPAVTNLFGFTPEEMQGKSPGIFIGEDVVASILHSRPTETPGIRKEIRFINKSGKEVIIELSGFPIYNDDGKLIYRVGISRDITERKRAQEALQHAHDILELRVKERTAALEAANHSLQKSEERNSALLNAIPDLMFRMQKDGTYLDYHAPKDSDLAIPPEAVIGKNLRDTMPPKHLELAFRKIHETIASNEWQLLEYDMPHGDHTHYFEARIVKSGEDEVISIVRDITERKQSEKALKRAHEQLEQRVKERTAELETANRHLRETQTQLIQTEKMATLGMLAAGVAHEINTPVGAISSMHDTQTRAMEKLKVLIEKESPNLFENSAISRIVKLIDDAQKIIGNGTDRVTNIVKQLRRFARLDEAELKEADIHEGIEDTLQLIRHEIKHHITVVKEFGDVPPISFYPSKLNQVVLNLVMNAKQAISGDGTVTIKTWHENGQVFIKISDSGSGIPAKNLPKIFDPGFTTKGVGVGTGLGLSIVYRIITEDHRGSIRVESEVGKGTVFTISIPDNLDEILNHK; this is translated from the coding sequence ATGGAATATCGAATACAACTGCTTATCATTGATGACACCGCCAGCCGTGAATACGATTGGCGACAATTATTGGATGGCTCAAATTTCGATCCGCTGTTGATAGAATCCAGCCGCGATGCATTGGCTCATCTCGAAAACAGCCTAACAGATATCATATTGATAAAACTGAACTTACCGCGCATCGACGGCGTAAGTTTTATTCGCATGTTTCGAAAATTGAATCGTCCGGTACCAATTGTTGTCTTTATGGATGAACCCGATATTCCCCAAACAGTCGCAGCAATGAAAGCCGGCGCCAGTGATGTAATTTTATCTGCTGAATTGCCCGACCGATTGCCGGCGGTTTTGAAAAATGCACTCAAAATATCCAAATCAGAAAATGAAGACGGTAATACGACGGAGAATGAGGTAATCCGGGAGCTGGAGCGCAAAACGTATTCGCTGGCGATGGGCAATATTGCCATGCTCGAGATGCAGGAAAAACTGGAAGCCAAAAATGCAGAGTTGAACAGCGTACTCCGCGATTATTCCCGAAGCCGTGAAAATCTTCAAGCGATTTTGGACATCTCGCCAACGGCGATAATTATGGTCAATGAATCGGACAAAATCATCGCATACAACAAACGCGTGTTGCAATATTTCGGCATCAAAAATGAGTCTGTCGACAATTGCCGGTTTGATGATTTTCTGAACACAATTGCCCCAACGTTTAACCATTTCGATGCATTCAAAAAAACAATTGAGCAGCCGGACCAGATGCTCAAACCGGAGGAGTTTGCCCAACTGGCGCGGCTTTCTGATTTTCAGCGACATGTTTTCAGCCTGTCGCACCCGGTTACCCGAATGATTGTGCCATTTTTGACCTATCCCGAACCATTTGGCGAAGGGAAGCGCTGCCGTATTTACACGTTTATGGATGTCACCGAATTACGGCAGGCAAACGCCATGTTACATGCCATTGTGGATGCCTCTCCATTGCCATTTATCGTGAGTCGATTGAGTGATGGTGAAATTTTGTATGCCAATAAACCGCTCGCCGATCTGGTGGGCAGGGAGCCGCACGAGGCAATTGGCATGAAAACGCTGAACTTTTACGCCAACGAATCGGATCGTATCGATGTGGTTCGTAAAATACAAGAAAACAAACAGTTGCAAAATCACGAAGTATTGATTCGCAAAGCCGATGGCAGCAGTGCGTGGATGAGTTTTTCGCTGGTGGTTACCGAACTGGATGGCGAAGAAGTTATTATCGGTGGATTGTATGACATTGACGTTCGGCGACGCGCGGAAGAAGCGTTGATTGAAAGTGAGGAGCGATTCCGGCAACTTACCGAAAACATCCGCGAAGTTTTCTGGATTTACGATGTAAAAAGCGGCAAACCGCTATATTTGAGCCCGGCGTATGAGAGCATCACCGGATTGGATCGCAACGCGATGATGGAGCACCTCGGCGCACTATTGAACATTATTCACCCGGATGATCGCCAGCGAATTAACACAGCAATGCTAAAGCAAATTACCGGTGAATTTGATGAGGAATACCGCATCATCAAACCGAATGGAGAAGTGCGCTGGATTCGTGAACGTGCGTTTCCCATCCACAATGAAGATGGCGAAGTGGTGCGAATTTGCGGCGTATCGGAAGATTTTACCGAACGGAAATCTGTCGAAAATGCGTTGCGCCAATCCGAAGAAGCGCTGCGAACGATTTTCAACGCATCGTACGATGCGATTATTATTCACGATGAATTTGGCAAAGTGATCGACGTAAACGACAAAATGTTGTGGCTTTACGGCGTCAGCCGGGAAGAAGCGCTGCAAATGTCCGTTCCCTCATTTAATTCCCAAAAAGAAACCACACAGGAAAAGCTGTACGAGCTGTGGAAGGAAGTAATGGACGGAAAACCGCAATTTTTCGAATGGATTGCGCGGCGTCCGGGAGATCAAACAACTTTCACAGTGGAAGTTTTTCTGCAAAAAATCCCGTACAACAACCGGCAGGTAATTCTCGCGAATATCCGCGATATCACTGCTCGCAAAAGGGCTGAAGAAAACCTGCTGCTTTACCGCAAAATTTTTGACAACTCCAACGACCCGATTTCGATCATCAGTGCAAACAATACCATTGCGCACGTTAACCCGGCAGTTACAAATTTGTTTGGCTTCACGCCGGAGGAAATGCAGGGCAAAAGCCCGGGCATTTTTATTGGCGAAGACGTGGTAGCCAGCATCCTCCACAGTCGCCCGACGGAGACACCGGGCATCCGGAAAGAGATTCGATTTATCAACAAATCTGGTAAAGAAGTTATCATAGAATTAAGCGGATTCCCGATTTATAACGATGATGGCAAACTGATTTACAGGGTAGGTATTTCGCGGGATATTACCGAAAGAAAACGGGCACAAGAGGCGCTGCAACATGCGCATGATATATTGGAACTTCGCGTAAAAGAACGCACCGCAGCGCTCGAAGCCGCCAACCACAGCCTGCAAAAAAGCGAGGAGCGCAACAGCGCATTGCTGAATGCCATTCCCGATCTGATGTTCCGGATGCAAAAAGATGGCACATATCTGGACTATCATGCGCCGAAGGACAGCGATTTGGCGATTCCCCCGGAAGCGGTCATCGGCAAAAACCTGCGGGACACGATGCCGCCGAAACATCTGGAATTGGCGTTTCGCAAAATTCACGAAACCATCGCCAGCAACGAATGGCAATTATTGGAATACGATATGCCACACGGCGACCACACCCATTATTTTGAGGCGCGGATTGTCAAAAGCGGCGAAGATGAGGTGATTTCGATCGTGCGGGATATCACCGAACGAAAGCAATCGGAAAAAGCGCTCAAACGCGCCCACGAGCAATTGGAGCAACGGGTAAAAGAACGCACGGCGGAGCTGGAAACCGCCAATCGTCATCTGCGGGAAACCCAGACACAATTGATCCAAACCGAAAAAATGGCAACGCTGGGCATGCTGGCTGCGGGCGTGGCTCACGAAATTAACACGCCCGTCGGGGCGATCAGCAGCATGCACGACACCCAAACCCGTGCGATGGAAAAGCTGAAAGTGCTGATCGAAAAGGAATCACCTAACTTGTTTGAAAACAGCGCGATAAGCCGCATCGTAAAATTGATTGATGATGCACAGAAAATCATCGGGAACGGCACGGATCGCGTCACAAATATCGTGAAACAACTGCGGCGCTTTGCCCGGTTGGATGAAGCGGAACTAAAAGAAGCCGATATTCACGAAGGTATCGAAGACACGCTGCAACTGATCCGGCATGAGATAAAACACCACATCACCGTTGTGAAAGAATTTGGCGATGTTCCACCAATTTCATTTTACCCGAGCAAACTCAACCAGGTGGTTTTGAATCTGGTGATGAACGCGAAACAAGCCATTTCCGGCGACGGCACGGTGACCATCAAAACCTGGCACGAAAACGGGCAAGTGTTCATCAAAATCAGCGATTCGGGCAGCGGTATTCCCGCTAAAAATTTACCCAAAATTTTTGATCCCGGCTTCACCACCAAAGGGGTGGGCGTCGGCACCGGATTGGGCTTATCCATTGTTTATCGCATCATCACAGAAGACCACCGGGGCAGCATTCGCGTTGAAAGCGAGGTTGGCAAAGGCACCGTTTTTACCATCAGCATTCCCGATAATCTGGATGAAATATTAAACCACAAATAA
- a CDS encoding citrate synthase gives MSNDYFDKLSEKIIANNTVDKNLFTELDVKRGLRNADGSGVLAGLTKLSSVVGSKKIDGKLQPVEGSLSYRGINIVDIVKGLQAEKRHGFSEITYLMLLGELPTPDQLKEFESHLYSEMALSRRFISTNILQFTSASVMNMLQKGVLTLYALDENPDDTSVSNILRQSISLTAKFPALIAYSYVAMRNKFHNDPLFINMPKEGYDIAQNFLHMLRPDGHFTDLEAELLDLALILHAEHGGGNNSSFTSHVVSSSQSDSYSTIAAAIGSLKGPLHGAANSQVMSMMDNIKENVKNWADKDEVSAYVTKIIRKEAYNKTGLIYGMGHAVYTKSDPRAIVLKEKARELAKVKNREDELQMYLHIEEVTPQIFADVKGSTKVISPNVDFFSGFVYDMLGFDPAIYTPMFAMARVVGWSAHRIDELINGGRIIRPGYRSVAEAKDYISITKR, from the coding sequence ATGAGCAACGATTATTTTGACAAACTTTCGGAGAAGATTATTGCCAACAATACTGTTGACAAAAATCTGTTTACGGAGCTGGATGTAAAACGGGGGCTGCGAAATGCGGACGGTTCCGGAGTTCTTGCCGGTTTGACAAAGCTTTCGAGTGTGGTCGGCTCAAAAAAGATTGATGGCAAACTACAGCCGGTTGAAGGCAGTTTGTCTTACAGGGGCATTAATATTGTAGATATCGTAAAAGGATTACAGGCAGAAAAACGCCACGGCTTTAGCGAAATTACCTACCTGATGTTGTTGGGCGAGCTACCTACACCGGATCAATTAAAAGAATTCGAAAGCCATCTGTATAGCGAAATGGCTTTATCCCGAAGGTTTATTTCCACCAACATTTTGCAATTCACCAGCGCCAGTGTCATGAATATGCTGCAGAAAGGCGTGCTCACGCTGTATGCGCTGGATGAAAATCCGGATGATACCTCTGTATCGAATATTTTGCGCCAGAGCATCAGCCTCACTGCAAAATTCCCGGCGCTGATTGCATATTCCTATGTGGCGATGCGCAACAAATTCCACAACGATCCGCTGTTCATCAACATGCCGAAAGAAGGCTATGATATTGCCCAAAACTTTTTGCACATGCTGCGCCCGGATGGCCATTTCACCGATCTGGAAGCAGAATTGCTGGACCTGGCTTTAATTCTCCACGCTGAACACGGCGGAGGAAACAACTCCTCGTTCACCAGTCACGTTGTTTCCTCAAGCCAGTCAGACAGCTATTCCACCATTGCTGCGGCAATCGGTTCGCTGAAAGGCCCGTTGCATGGCGCTGCCAACTCCCAGGTTATGTCTATGATGGACAACATTAAAGAAAACGTGAAAAACTGGGCAGATAAAGATGAAGTTTCGGCATATGTGACCAAAATTATCCGCAAAGAAGCCTACAATAAAACAGGGCTGATTTACGGAATGGGGCACGCCGTTTACACCAAATCCGATCCGCGCGCAATCGTATTAAAAGAAAAAGCCCGCGAATTGGCAAAAGTGAAAAACCGCGAAGACGAATTGCAAATGTATTTGCACATCGAAGAAGTAACGCCGCAGATTTTCGCAGACGTAAAAGGCTCAACCAAAGTCATTTCGCCAAACGTCGATTTCTTCTCCGGATTTGTGTATGACATGCTCGGTTTCGATCCTGCAATTTATACGCCGATGTTCGCAATGGCCCGGGTTGTTGGCTGGTCTGCTCACCGAATCGATGAACTCATCAATGGCGGACGCATCATTCGCCCGGGCTACCGGAGTGTTGCCGAAGCTAAAGACTACATCTCAATAACGAAGCGATAA